One Phaseolus vulgaris cultivar G19833 chromosome 4, P. vulgaris v2.0, whole genome shotgun sequence DNA window includes the following coding sequences:
- the LOC137838466 gene encoding uncharacterized protein: protein MHHMITALKPGPFADSLCKKPAINLDELRQRASKFMQMEELREFRNQVRVDGGEKKMIEREHPPAARRAREEFRSRKFQQYTPLNANRTRVLQEAMATEIIPPLRKARTPERADHTKHCEYHKNHGHHTEECIGLKDRIEELIQAGQLKRFVQGGNVRIRLSPERGSRGGEMGQRRVERFERRDEKRVEKRSDRRDGRLERRSDRDHQNTQSVRRSREQSLGRPVRGFINTISGGFSGKESSSARKQHWRSIRTINHIFKRRTLPPMLFTDENFQEIDPDHDDPMVITVEIAEYAVMKTLVDQGSSVDILFWDTFKRLHLREEDIVPFREQIIGFSGES, encoded by the coding sequence ATGCATCATATGATCACGGCATTAAAACCGGGACCGTTTGCCGATAGTCTCTGCAAGAAACCTGCAATCAATTTGGATGAACTAAGACAGCGAGCGtcaaaatttatgcaaatgGAAGAATTAAGGGAGTTTCGAAACCAAGTAAGGGTTGATGGCGGTGAAAAGAAGATGATAGAAAGAGAACACCCACCTGCTGCAAGAAGAGCCCGAGAAGAATTCAGAAGCCGAAAATTCCAACAATACACACCTTTGAATGCAAACAGAACTAGAGTTTTACAAGAAGCTATGGCAACAGAAATAATACCACCACTACGAAAAGCACGAACACCAGAAAGAGCAGATCATACCAAGCATTGCGAGtatcataaaaatcatggcCATCATACAGAAGAATGCATCGGGTTGAAGGATAGAATAGAAGAATTAATTCAAGCTGGACAGTTGAAACGCTTCGTCCAAGGAGGAAATGTGAGAATAAGGTTAAGTCCTGAGAGAGGATCGAGAGGGGGAGAAATGGGCCAGAGAAGGGTtgaaagatttgaaagaagagatgaaaaaagAGTTGAAAAAAGAAGTGATAGAAGAGATGGAAGGCTAGAAAGAAGAAGTGATAGGGATCATCAAAACACTCAGTCAGTAAGGCGGAGTAGGGAACAAAGTCTGGGTAGGCCGGTCAGAGGATTTATAAACACAATTTCAGGAGGTTTTTCAGGAAAGGAATCCTCATCAGCAAGAAAACAACATTGGAGAAGCATCAGAACaattaatcatattttcaaaagaagaaccttgccaccaatgcttttcACAGATGAAAATTTTCAAGAGATTGATCCCGATCACGATGACCCTATGGTGATAACGGTAGAAATAGCCGAATATGCTGTTATGAAAACCTTAGTTGATCAGGGGAGTTCAGTTGATATCTTGTTTTGGGATACTTTCAAAAGATTACATTTAAGAGAAGAAGATATAGTACCTTTCCGAGAGCAGATCATTGGCTTTTCGGGAGAGAGTTAA
- the LOC137837436 gene encoding nudix hydrolase 2-like translates to MSLVRSCKLFSSPLLQASKFLLSSSSHAPHHQSRALVGSLIPQVQGLKKTFGFSRLYMSNTLASLSKEEEVSRKGIKTLRAVEDQHGGVIVNVEESMDSSVFASLLKASISQWREQGKKGVWIKLAKEHSNLVDSAVKAGFRFHHAEPNYLMLVNWIPNTPDTLPANASHRVAIGAFVINANREVLVVQESNGRFSGKGLWKLPTGAVDEGEDICTAAIREVKEETGIETKFVEVIAFKERHEAFFRKSELFFVCMLQPVSFEIQRQVSEIEAAQWMAVEDYMAQPFVRNNEVFDFLTKIGLSKFGGKYNGFSTILSSTSSPKKSYFYFNKKDAAPPS, encoded by the exons ATGAGTCTTGTTAGATCTTGTAAGCTTTTTTCTTCCCCCCTTTTGCAAGCTTCAAAATTCTTGCTCTCATCTTCTTCTCATGCCCCTCATCACCAAAGTAGAGCTCTTGTTGGTTCTCTCATTCCCCAAGTTCAAG GCTTGAAGAAGACTTTTGGTTTCTCAAGACTATACATGTCAAACACCCTGGCTTCTTTGTCAAAAGAGGAGGAAGTGTCAAGGAAAGGCATTAAAACATTGAGAGCAGTTGAAGACCAACATGGGGGAGTCATAGTAAATGTGGAAGAATCTATGGATTCTTCTGTTTTTGCCTCTTTGCTAAAAGCCTCAATATCGCAATGGAGGGAGCAG GGTAAGAAGGGAGTGTGGATCAAGCTGGCCAAAGAACACTCTAATCTTGTGGATTCTGCAGTTAAG GCTGGATTCAGATTCCACCATGCTGAACCAAATTACTTGATGCTTGTGAATTGGATTCCCAACACTCCTGATACACTTCCTGCAAATGCTTCTCACCGCGTGGCTATTGGTGCTTTTGTCATCAATGCCAATAGGGAG GTGCTTGTGGTTCAAGAAAGCAATGGCAGGTTTAGTGGCAAAGGATTATGGAAGTTGCCTACTGGAGCCGTTGATGAA GGTGAGGATATTTGCACTGCTGCAATAAGGGAAGTAAAAGAAGAAACAGGG ATAGAAACAAAGTTTGTGGAGGTCATAGCATTCAA GGAAAGGCACGAAGCTTTCTTCAGGAAATCAGAGTTGTTCTTTGTTTGCATGTTGCAACCTGTTTCCTTTGAGATTCAGAGACAAGTTTCAGAAATTGAAGCAGCTCAG TGGATGGCAGTTGAGGATTACATGGCCCAACCATTTGTGAGAAACAATGAGGTGTTTGACTTTCTCACCAAAATAGGGTTATCAAAATTTGGTGGCAAATACAATGGCTTTTCCACCATTCTTTCTTCCACTTCCTCTCCCAAGAAATCCTACTTTTACTTCAACAAGAAGGATGCTGCTCCCCCATCTTAG